From the Paraflavitalea soli genome, the window CATTGATATGAGTGCGCGGTTGATCACGCTGGCCATCAATATCGCGCTGATGGGATTTATACTGGTAGAAGGTATCTATTCATACCTGGAAAGCAATTTGCCAGGAGCGATGGCGACCGCGCCACTACATGCGTCCGCAGAAAAAATAGCTGTGGGGCTTTCTGCGACAGACATATCCGAAGCTACTGCTCATGCTGCGTTGGTGCATGGGTTTGGCTGGGTAATGCTTTTCGGGGGAATAGGTGTGTGTGTGCTGGCGTTGGTGAGCTTGTTGATCTTTGGTATCCGTCCAATAAATAAAAAGTAAAAGGCAGCTCAACACGAGCTACCTTTTACTTTTTTTATTATTCTACCATTCCTATCAGAATATCTTTAATAATCTTACTGTACCTAACATTTTTTCTTTTGTTTTATCATAAATGCTCAGGTAATAGACACCCGGGCTGGAGGCAGGACTATAGAATTGGTAATAACTGGCATTGGTCACCTGCCGTTGCAATACCAATGATCCATTTGAACGGCGCAGGGTGATCAAATATGTTTTAGAACTGTTTAATCCTGTTATGAATAGCCAATTGTAGAATGGGTTCGGAAGTACATGAATGACCTGGTGGGGATTGTCGGGATCAACAATACCTGAACCAGCAAGGCGGTAAAGGGTTATACTGTCCACTGCTGTCTGTGCTGTGTAACAAGTATCGCTGGTCAACATGCGCACATATATTTTATTGGCGCCGGTGTTCAGGCTGGTGGATAAGATGCGTAAGGTGCTATCGCTGCTTTGGGCCTGCAGGATATTGGTAAAGGCCCTGTCTTTTGCAAATGTGTATGTAGGGGTTGCGCCTCCTCCGGCTGTATTGGTCGCTGTCAGGTTTATAGGTGATGGCAAGAGGGGTACGTTGGTAACGTCGGCTGACAGCTTCACGATGGGTGTTACGGCTGTGTTGATGGTGAAATGGGCCGTGTCGGCCGATGCACCAGCGGTATTGGTGTATTGAACTATAAGGATATGTGTGCCGGCTGAGAGTGTGCCCGGGTTTATTGTAAAGGTGCTGTCGGCCATGTTTACCGGAAGGGTTGCTCCATCGAGCCGGGCCAGGACATGGGTCTTACTGGTGTCGCCCGGTAAATTGGTGATCTTAATGGCCTGTGCCCCGGCAGTGCTGCAATAAGCTGTTCTCCATCCCTGCCATTGTGGAACGGGTGGTGGCAGTACTTCATTGGTTCTGAGTATATACAAGGTGCTGTCGATGGTTATGTACCAGCTTGAATCGCGGTACCAGGTCTTTCCTGCTGCTGAATTGACGCGCTTGATTGTTCCGCTGCGGGGAACAAGCCATCTCCCTGAGATGCCTGATCGAGAACCAAAGAGCATGACATCTCCCTTTGGATTCAGCAGCTCCAGATTACCAACGGATAAACTGTCGGTTAAGATTTGGGCTTCCCCGCTGTTAGGATCTCTGAGCCAAAGTTGTGCTGTCCACGGGAAGTCGGGCAGGAAGCGGCGAAAGGCGACATATCTATTATTAACCTGGTAATCGGTTTTGGGCAAAGGCGGGCGGTCTCTTGTAAAAGGTACTAAGGTGGCATCGCCCTGCGGCCCGGTCGTTACTGCCCCTATTATTGATTCGTCTTTCTGCTGGTACGCGATATTGTATCCATCTGAGAGGGGATTGGCAGCACCCTGTCCAGATGCGGTGTAATTGGTGATGGACGTGTAGCTATTATTCAGGTATTTGACCAGGTTTTGCATGGAGTCGATGTAGGCTACCAATCCATTGGCAGTTACTTCATTTCGGGTGGCCAGACCAACTGACTGGCGGTTGGCCTGGTGGGTAATGAGTTTGTTGGTTTGGGTAATAAGGTCCCTGAGAAAGAGGCTGTCAAATGATTCATCAGCGCCTTTGGCCCAAATACAATAGTTGCCTTCCACCTTTACTGAGGCCCTGTTGATCTGTGCGATGCTATACAGGATGCCATTGTTGAAATCGTATAAGCTATCGAAAGGGGAACTGACTGCGGGTATTACATTCAGTACAGCCCCCTGCGGGGTTATGTACCCGGCCTCCACGCGGCCGTTGCAGGGCACCACGGTGCTGGCATGTGTAATTACATCCAGTATCCTGGGGTTGGACTGTGGGCCCGCATCTATGATGAGTAATTTGTTGTGGTTGAAATCCAGTATCCTGGCTGGGGCTTTTACGTATTCATACAGGTAAAGCGTGTCGTTGGATGGTGATCCGGACTGCGCCACAGTTAATAGTGGAGTGAATCCTATGATCATTCCGGCAAGGAATCGTAAAGAGCTTTTCATAACATAAGTTTTGGATATACTAAGTTATGGAGATTCTGGAGTTTGTATGTGTTTGTTTAAATTAAAAAACGTCAAATTTGACAAGTTGCTGATAGCTAATGGTATATCTAATCCAGTTAGTAACGGGACGGGTGATATGCTGGCCTAAGTGATCAGGGTTTAAGAGAAATAGGCTGACCTTTAGGGGCAGGCGGCAGGGATTTCAATACTGCTTTAGGTATCATGGCCACCACTTCGCCGATATTGGCAGCAGTTTTAGGGATACGGTATTGTATAGCCGGTCCGATGACCTGGGAAGCTTCCCGCCTCGTGAGGCCGTAAGTATGTTCCAGCCACAATACCATGGACTCGGTGGCTGCCTGCAGTGATCTATCCAAAGTCTTTTCAATGCCATAGAACATCCAGTATTGATCATCTTCCATTATGGGCTTGGTTGAAGGAAGGTAACCTTTCCGGAGAATGCGGGTGCTGAAACTAAATTTCATGGTTGTTTCCAATGCATCGCCATTCAGTTCGCCGTCACCCTGTACGGCGTGCCCGTCGCCGAAATAGAGCAATGCGCCGGGATGATTTACCTGCAGGTAGGTTGTGGCGCCTGCTTTATTGAGGTAGAAATCGGTATTGCCGCCGTAATCATTGCAGGCTCCGGCATCCGGGGTTTTGTCGCCTTCAGCTGCTACACCTAAACATCCGAGGAAAGGATGCAGGGCAACCTTTAGGTCACGAAGGGACTCTTCTGCCGTCGCAGGACTGGCAAAGCCAGCGATGGTATCCAAATTCCAGCGGGTGAGCTTTGAACTCTTCCATAGCTTCATGGTGGCTTTACCCGGAAATATTTTGGGAATAAGGGCATTCAGGGTAGTAGCGTAACCACGATTGAGTCGAACATCATGCAGGGTAATGGCGATGACATCACCGGGCATGGCGCCTTCTACATAGAACGGGCCGGTGAGGGGATTGCCTCTGTGGGCCACTCTTTCGCCTTTTGTATCGAATCCGGCGGCATCCACACTGTTGGTGCTGACGGTATCACCTTCAGCTATACGGAGTACAGGTGTATGTGCTGCGGAATAGGTGCGCTGCCAAACGGTAGGCTGAAAATGAATATGCCGCGGCTGCTGGCGGGCGAAAAGGGGAGTAGTGCAGGATAAAGCTGCCAATGCACAAGAGAAGAATGTGTGAACGCGCATGCTGATGTTGTTTTAAGTGTGGGGATAACGCCAACTGATTCTTGTTATTGCCTGGCATCAACACCAGTGACCGGCAAGTGTGGAGTAGCTTTATGGTCTACATGATGGGTGAGGCTGGCATTTATTGC encodes:
- a CDS encoding T9SS type A sorting domain-containing protein — translated: MKSSLRFLAGMIIGFTPLLTVAQSGSPSNDTLYLYEYVKAPARILDFNHNKLLIIDAGPQSNPRILDVITHASTVVPCNGRVEAGYITPQGAVLNVIPAVSSPFDSLYDFNNGILYSIAQINRASVKVEGNYCIWAKGADESFDSLFLRDLITQTNKLITHQANRQSVGLATRNEVTANGLVAYIDSMQNLVKYLNNSYTSITNYTASGQGAANPLSDGYNIAYQQKDESIIGAVTTGPQGDATLVPFTRDRPPLPKTDYQVNNRYVAFRRFLPDFPWTAQLWLRDPNSGEAQILTDSLSVGNLELLNPKGDVMLFGSRSGISGRWLVPRSGTIKRVNSAAGKTWYRDSSWYITIDSTLYILRTNEVLPPPVPQWQGWRTAYCSTAGAQAIKITNLPGDTSKTHVLARLDGATLPVNMADSTFTINPGTLSAGTHILIVQYTNTAGASADTAHFTINTAVTPIVKLSADVTNVPLLPSPINLTATNTAGGGATPTYTFAKDRAFTNILQAQSSDSTLRILSTSLNTGANKIYVRMLTSDTCYTAQTAVDSITLYRLAGSGIVDPDNPHQVIHVLPNPFYNWLFITGLNSSKTYLITLRRSNGSLVLQRQVTNASYYQFYSPASSPGVYYLSIYDKTKEKMLGTVRLLKIF
- a CDS encoding acetamidase/formamidase family protein — encoded protein: MRVHTFFSCALAALSCTTPLFARQQPRHIHFQPTVWQRTYSAAHTPVLRIAEGDTVSTNSVDAAGFDTKGERVAHRGNPLTGPFYVEGAMPGDVIAITLHDVRLNRGYATTLNALIPKIFPGKATMKLWKSSKLTRWNLDTIAGFASPATAEESLRDLKVALHPFLGCLGVAAEGDKTPDAGACNDYGGNTDFYLNKAGATTYLQVNHPGALLYFGDGHAVQGDGELNGDALETTMKFSFSTRILRKGYLPSTKPIMEDDQYWMFYGIEKTLDRSLQAATESMVLWLEHTYGLTRREASQVIGPAIQYRIPKTAANIGEVVAMIPKAVLKSLPPAPKGQPISLKP